From a single Candidatus Hydrogenedentota bacterium genomic region:
- a CDS encoding AbrB/MazE/SpoVT family DNA-binding domain-containing protein codes for MESTLTSKGRITLPKALRDDLHLKSGDRIAFERRHDGSYVLRPKTVSVASLKGILKDKYQGPPKTVEEMQEAILENAARRNR; via the coding sequence ATGGAATCCACGCTCACAAGCAAGGGTCGGATCACCCTTCCCAAAGCCCTCCGGGACGATCTCCATCTCAAATCCGGGGACAGGATCGCATTCGAACGAAGACACGATGGCTCGTACGTCCTTCGGCCCAAGACCGTGAGCGTTGCAAGTTTGAAGGGAATTTTGAAAGACAAGTATCAGGGCCCGCCGAAGACCGTCGAGGAAATGCAGGAAGCGATCCTCGAAAACGCCGCACGCCGTAACCGTTGA
- a CDS encoding DUF1835 domain-containing protein yields the protein MNITDHGLHIVPGEVAAATWSMVFGAKERLLVHRDDLACGPLRDFDSLATWTEVRQSFWNTVAPAREEDGSVFGDHGEPCEHPRALERLREASEIYLWAGDELHDQLFVLFTVHLLDWVGTVPSAIHVVPFHVRPHHNGRYISMGSLSPDDLKLHPEPVQLSQADFATCRAAWTAITSNTPEALVEFTRDGTSMPRHILLNLLRRYPKRETGLSLWDSMLLAHTGANGPKAIRVIAEVLCDTWENGDSTGDGYLFYRLKQMASTRNPQPLLQLKGPADSYREAEVTLTDFGRAVLEGRASSYPTNPIDEWIGGVHLSSAEDRLWFYEDGTLHRHRIEA from the coding sequence ATGAACATCACCGACCACGGTCTCCACATCGTTCCCGGCGAAGTCGCCGCGGCAACATGGAGCATGGTCTTCGGGGCGAAAGAACGACTGCTGGTCCACCGGGATGACCTCGCGTGTGGACCGCTACGCGATTTCGACTCCCTGGCCACATGGACCGAAGTGCGACAGAGCTTTTGGAACACCGTGGCTCCGGCGCGGGAGGAAGATGGTAGCGTTTTCGGCGACCACGGAGAGCCGTGCGAGCATCCACGCGCCTTGGAACGCCTCCGCGAAGCATCCGAGATTTACCTTTGGGCGGGTGACGAGCTGCACGATCAGTTGTTTGTGCTCTTCACCGTCCATCTGCTCGATTGGGTCGGAACCGTTCCAAGCGCCATTCACGTTGTTCCTTTCCACGTCCGCCCGCACCACAACGGGCGTTACATTTCCATGGGAAGTTTGAGCCCCGATGACCTGAAGCTACACCCAGAACCGGTCCAATTATCGCAGGCCGACTTCGCCACGTGCAGGGCCGCATGGACCGCCATCACAAGCAACACGCCCGAGGCACTCGTCGAGTTTACGCGCGATGGCACGTCCATGCCCCGCCATATCCTGCTCAATCTACTGCGCCGCTATCCGAAACGCGAAACCGGACTCTCCCTCTGGGACAGCATGCTCCTTGCACACACCGGTGCAAACGGCCCCAAGGCCATCCGCGTGATTGCAGAGGTACTATGCGACACCTGGGAGAATGGCGACAGTACTGGGGATGGATATCTATTTTACCGGCTCAAGCAAATGGCCAGCACCAGAAATCCACAGCCCCTTCTGCAATTGAAAGGCCCCGCAGATTCCTACCGCGAAGCGGAGGTCACCCTCACCGACTTCGGCAGGGCCGTCCTCGAAGGCCGCGCGTCGTCCTACCCAACCAACCCCATCGACGAATGGATCGGCGGTGTCCACCTTTCGTCCGCCGAAGATCGCCTGTGGTTCTACGAAGATGGCACACTTCATCGACACCGTATCGAAGCGTAA
- a CDS encoding DUF3592 domain-containing protein yields the protein MRAISRSKSTAASGCVLKLVGMVFFLVGSGLFIGLSGVPLLNWFNAQSWPSVTCTILSSSVGTHSSSDGGDTYSVDIRYAYEYDGVPYESDRYNFFGGSSSGYDGKQAAVEQYPAGELRQCYINPETPSEAVLNRDFSLTYLIGGFGLIFVFVSLFILFAGTRAVDRAAHPVPSMFRGEGAPKTYSYTISSGTSAIPIEAPDLGTIALKGGYNSIGGFVGLLIFALIWNGIISFAVWDTVDIGDGGAFDVVSALFLIPFVLIGIGLIFGVGYFFLTLFNPRPDLKMTPGYLPLGGAVVVSWSFRGNPSRIQKLTIFVQGQEAATYRRGTSTSTDRSVFEKIVAIETVEPAAIAAGEATFTMPEFTAPSFNGPNNKIQWQVKVHGEIHRWPDVNEEFELVVHPLPLPEGSTHQPAEFHLSGSGESA from the coding sequence ATGCGAGCGATTTCCAGATCAAAGTCGACGGCGGCGTCCGGTTGCGTGTTGAAGCTGGTGGGGATGGTGTTCTTTCTGGTGGGTTCGGGGCTGTTTATTGGCCTGAGCGGCGTGCCGCTGCTGAACTGGTTCAATGCGCAGTCGTGGCCTTCGGTGACGTGCACGATCCTGAGCAGTTCCGTGGGCACCCATTCGTCTTCCGACGGCGGGGACACCTACAGCGTGGACATCCGCTATGCCTACGAGTACGACGGGGTCCCCTATGAAAGCGACCGCTACAATTTCTTCGGGGGATCGTCCTCGGGCTACGACGGCAAGCAGGCGGCCGTGGAGCAGTATCCGGCGGGCGAATTGCGGCAGTGCTACATCAATCCCGAGACCCCGAGCGAGGCGGTGTTGAACCGGGATTTCAGTTTGACCTACCTCATCGGCGGCTTCGGTCTGATATTCGTTTTTGTCTCGTTGTTTATATTGTTTGCGGGCACGCGGGCGGTGGACAGGGCGGCCCATCCCGTGCCGTCCATGTTCCGCGGAGAGGGCGCGCCGAAGACCTATAGTTACACCATCTCCAGCGGCACAAGCGCGATTCCGATCGAGGCTCCGGATTTGGGAACGATTGCGCTGAAGGGGGGCTACAACAGTATCGGCGGATTTGTCGGTCTGCTGATTTTCGCCTTAATCTGGAATGGCATCATCAGCTTCGCCGTATGGGACACGGTGGACATAGGCGATGGTGGCGCCTTCGACGTTGTCTCGGCGCTGTTCCTGATCCCCTTTGTGCTGATTGGTATTGGGTTGATCTTTGGCGTGGGGTATTTTTTCCTTACGCTGTTCAACCCGCGACCCGATTTGAAAATGACGCCGGGTTACCTGCCCCTGGGCGGCGCGGTGGTGGTGAGCTGGAGTTTTCGAGGCAACCCGAGTCGGATTCAGAAGCTAACCATTTTTGTGCAGGGTCAGGAGGCGGCGACGTATCGTCGCGGCACTTCGACTTCGACCGACCGGAGCGTGTTCGAAAAGATCGTGGCGATTGAGACGGTGGAGCCCGCGGCCATTGCGGCGGGCGAGGCCACGTTTACGATGCCCGAGTTTACGGCGCCGTCGTTCAACGGGCCGAACAACAAGATTCAATGGCAGGTGAAGGTCCACGGCGAAATCCATCGCTGGCCCGATGTGAACGAGGAGTTCGAACTGGTGGTTCATCCCCTGCCGCTGCCCGAGGGCTCCACCCATCAGCCTGCTGAATTTCACCTTTCCGGATCGGGAGAAAGCGCATGA